The following nucleotide sequence is from Carboxydothermus pertinax.
TCTTTTAATGAAAGAACTCATTGAAGATTTAATATCCCGGGGAATTAACCGGGAAATGCTTCTATTTCAATCAGCCCTCTCCCCGGCCCGCTGCTCATTGGTTAATAAAGACGAAACTTTAGTCACCCGGGCTTTTCAAATCACCAACCGGGTAAAAGACCTCTTGCGAAATTACTTTTTATGATAAAATACTGTTTAAGGGAGGGAGAGCGAGATGGCTTACATACTTTTTGACTTAGACGGCACCTTGCTACCGTTAAATCTTGACTATTTTTTAAAACTTTATCTACAGGAAGTAAAAAACTATGTACGGAGGAAGTTTGACCCGGATCTCACCATCAAAGCAATCTTAGCAGCCACCGAGGAAATGGTCCAAAACACTGGAGCTAGAACAAACAGTGAAGTTTTCTGGGAGGCTTTTGACCGGGTTTATCCCGGGACTGCCGAACTTCGCTATGTTTTTGAAAAGTTTTATCACACCTCTTTTAAAAACATTGGAAAATATTTTAAGCCCCATCCCCTGGCTAGACCTATGATTCGCTACCTCTATAAAAAAGGCCACACCTTGGTGCTTGCTACCAACGCTTTATTTCCTAAAAGCGCAATAGTTGAACGACTTTCCTGGGCCAATTTATCTCCCAAATATTTCTGTTTTATTACCCATTACGACAACATGCATTACTGTAAACCAAATCCAAATTACTATAAAGAAATACTAGAAAAAATTAACGCCAGGCCTTCGGAATGTTTAATGATAGGCAATGACCCCGCAGAGGACCTGGTAGCCAGGGACTTAGGCCTAAAGACTTTTTTACTTAAAGATTTTGAAGTAAAAAGGGAAAATCCCCGGACTCCTGACTTTTCCGGGGATTTTAGCGAGCTGTACCGGTTTATAAGAGAAAATTATTAAATCACGCTGGCTGAAGCAAACCCTAGTAAAACTGTGGTCAGCGGTCAGGAAAGTATATATTTTGGGTCTTTTTGTACCCTTAATACTTCCTGCCGCTTTTCTTCAAGGCCTTCCCGCCCTAAAAGGGCATAAGTAGCTTTTTTACCCTCTTCCACCCCGGGCTGGTCAAAAGCGTTAATATCAAGATACTCCCCCATAAAAGCAATCTTCGCTTCCAGGAAATAGAGGAACTCTCCCACCGTATAGGGATTTACTTCCGGAAAGATAATGGTATAATTAGGCCTCCTGGCTTTTAGCAGGGCAAATTCGGTAGCTTTTTTTTCCGCTATAATAAGTTCATTTAAAGTATGCCCGCCTAAAAACTTTAATTCGGCATACTGCGGAAAGTCCGGAGGAATCACCACCGTATTCCGGTAATTCTCCACTTCCAAGAAAAGCAAAAGCTTGTCAAAAGGTCCCTCGGTATAAAGCTGCACCTGGGAATGCTGATCGGTGACCCCTAAAGCTTTAACCGGAGTTTGTCCTACATAAACCTCTTCTCCCCGGCAGTTTAACTTTTTACCGATACTTTCCCCCAGTAATTGAGCATACCAATCGGCCATATATTTTAAACTATCCGCATACGGCATCATCACCGCCATATTTTTTCCCCGTTCTAAAAGCAAAACGTGAATAGCCGCCGCCAATGCCGCCGGATTTTCCCACAAGTTTTCCCGTTCACATTTTTCCGCCATCTCCCGGGCCCCGGCTAGAAGTTCACGGATCTTAATCCCGGTAACCGCTGCCGGCAAAAGGCCAACCGGAGTTAGTTCCGAAAAACGACCACCTACATTGGAAGGAATAGCAAAGGTTTTTACCCCAAGTTCCCGGGCCAGCGCCCGGAGATTTCCTTTTTCCGGGTCGGTAGTGAAAATAAGATGGTCAGTAAAGCGCTGTCCTACCTTTTTCTTTAAAAGCTCAGTAACTATTAATAACTGGGATAAAGTTTCGGCGGTAGCTCCGGATTTGGTAATAACATTAAAAACAGTCTTTTCCGGTTCAATTACTTTGAAGAGGGAAGCCATTCTTTCGGGATCAATGTTATCTTCCACATAAAATTTCGGGCCGCCCCTTAACTCGTCCGGTAATTCATTGTACCTTAAATTATTTAAAGCGGTATGTACCGCCAGCGGGCCTAATGCCGAACCACCAATCCCTAGTACAACAAAATAAGAAAACTTTTCCTTTATTTCCTGAGCGGTTTTTTCAATTTCAACTATTTCTTCTTCTGGAAAATAAGGCAGGTGAAAAAAGCCCAATTCCTGTTTTTCTTTTTTTTCCCGCAGATTTAAAAAGGCTTTATTAAATTTTTCCTTAAAACTACTAATATCCTGTTCTTTTAACCCCTCATCCTGAAGAAGAGGGTGAAAAACATTATTTAAATCAATTTTTAACACCATTTTATCCCTCCATAAGTTTAAATGTTTTCCACTGCCTATTTTACCCAAAATTTTTGGTATTTTAAAGAAACTATATGCTAAAATAGTATTAGGAAAAGTGAGGGGTTTAAATGGCCAAAGAGTTATCCATTAAACTTAGAACTTTCTCAGCCCTATCCCATAAAAATTACCGCTTGTTTTTTTTCGGTCAGGCTTTATCGTTAATTGGAACCTGGATGCAGTCAGTAGCCCTATTCTGGCTTACCTTAGAGCTAACCCGTTCCCCGTTTCTTTTAGGAGTTTTATCCGCCGTTCAGTTTGCGCCGATGACTTTTTTGTCTGTCGTTGGTGGGGTAGCCGCCGACCGCTTCCCGAAAAAGCGCATTCTAATTATCACCCAATCCTTTATGATGGCTCTGGCGGGGTTTCTAACCGTTCTGACATCCTTACACTTAATTAGCTACTGGCACCTTTTACTTATCGCTTTTGGTCTGGGAATCGCCAATAGTTTTGATATGCCCACCCGCCAGGCTTTTGTTATTGATTTGGTAGGCCCTGAAGACTTAACCAATGCTATTGCCTTAAATTCTTCCATCTTTAACTTAGCCCGGCTTTTAGGACCGGCCTTAGCCGGTGTGGTCTTAGCTAAGTACGGCTCGGCTACCTGTTTTTTCATCAATACTTTAAGTTTTACCGCCGTACTGGCAGGGCTTTTCCTTATGGACAATTTAAAGGCTCGAAAAAAATCGTCCCCTACTTCCCTCAAGGAAGATTTAACCGAGGGGTTTCGTTATCTAAAGAGTCACCAAAAGCTTTTAAAAACAATACTGGTAGTTGCAGTCCTAAGCATTTTTGCTATGAATTTTAGCGTTTTAATTCCCATTTTAGCCCGGATAGATCTAAAGCTTCCAGCAGAGATGTTTGGCTTTATGATGTCGTCTTTTGGGCTGGGAGCACTGATGGGAGCCCTCTCTATGGCTACCTTCTCGAAAAAGCTTAATTTAAATAAGGTAATTAACACCAGTGCCTTTTTAATGGCTTTCTTGCAACTGGCGATGCCTTTAGCAAAAAAGCCAATACTGGCCATGGTATTGTTATTTTTAACCGGCTTTTTTACTATAGCCTTTAATTCCGGTAGCAATTCTTATCTCCAAAAAAATGTAAACGATACCTACCGTGGTCGGGTAATGAGCATTTATACTACCGTTTTTGCCGGCTTTGCTCCTTTAGGAAGCCTTTTTGCCGGAACTGTTAGCCATTACTTAAACGCTGCCGGGACTTTTGCCGTCGGCGCAATTTTAGCCTTAATTCTAATTTTGATGATTAATTTTACCCTGGGAAGGAAACCATAAATCCGGAGGGATATTATGGTTTCTTATTTTTTTAAGCGCTTACCAAAACATATAGGTATAATTCCCGATGGCAACCGCCGCTGGGCCGAAGCCCAGGGAATGACTAAAGAAAAAGGCTATTTCTTTGGGCTTGACCCCGGAATTCGCCTTTACGAATTATGCTTAGCACTGGGTATTCCCGAACTAACCTTTTATGGTTTCACCGTTGATAACACTAAGAGGCCTAGCTATCAACGGGATGCTTTCCGGAAAGCCTGCGTTGAAGCGGTAAAAAGGTTATCCCAAAGGGATGCGGCCCTTTTAGTCGTGGGAAATACCTCCTCACCCCAGTTCCCCCCGGAACTTTTACCCTATACCCAAAAAAGAACGGTTTTTGGCAAAGGTTCAGTAAAGGTAAATTTTTTAGTAAATTATGGCTGGAAATGGGACCTCGAGCATTTAGCTCAAGGTTTTTCCGCGCTACCTTCCGCTGACATCTCTCGGGTGGATTTAATTATTCGCTGGGGCGGGCGGCGTAGGCTTTCGGGCTTTTTACCAATCCAATCGATTTATGCTGATTTTTACGTAATTGATGATTACTGGCCGGATTTTAAAGATGAACACCTCTACCAGGCCCTTTCCTGGTATCAGGAACAGGATATTACCTTAGGTGGTTAATTTATTATTGACATATGTTCATTATTGTGTTATAGTAATAATGAAATTATGTTCAAAAAGGAGGTGCGGCATGCCGCGGCCACCAAAATGCCGCCAGGTAGGATATTTATCACCGGTTAAATATTTTAAGCCTGCAGGTATTCCAAAAAGTGAACTTTTAGAAATAACCCTGACTCAGGAAGAAATGGAAGCGGTGAGGTTAAAAGATCTTTTAGGCTTAGAGCAAATTGAGGCCTCCGAAAAAATGGGAGTTTCCAGGCCTACTTTTCACCGGATCTTAAAAACCGCTCGGGAAAAAATTGCCCGGGCTTTGATCCTCGGGTATGTTTTAAAAATTGAAGGAGGAAGCTTTACTTATAAAAATCCAGGGGAGGAGAAAAACATGAAAATTGCTGTGGCGTCAGTTACCGGTCAGGATGTCAGCGCTCATTTTGGTAGCGC
It contains:
- a CDS encoding glucose-6-phosphate isomerase, whose product is MVLKIDLNNVFHPLLQDEGLKEQDISSFKEKFNKAFLNLREKKEKQELGFFHLPYFPEEEIVEIEKTAQEIKEKFSYFVVLGIGGSALGPLAVHTALNNLRYNELPDELRGGPKFYVEDNIDPERMASLFKVIEPEKTVFNVITKSGATAETLSQLLIVTELLKKKVGQRFTDHLIFTTDPEKGNLRALARELGVKTFAIPSNVGGRFSELTPVGLLPAAVTGIKIRELLAGAREMAEKCERENLWENPAALAAAIHVLLLERGKNMAVMMPYADSLKYMADWYAQLLGESIGKKLNCRGEEVYVGQTPVKALGVTDQHSQVQLYTEGPFDKLLLFLEVENYRNTVVIPPDFPQYAELKFLGGHTLNELIIAEKKATEFALLKARRPNYTIIFPEVNPYTVGEFLYFLEAKIAFMGEYLDINAFDQPGVEEGKKATYALLGREGLEEKRQEVLRVQKDPKYILS
- a CDS encoding HAD family hydrolase — its product is MAYILFDLDGTLLPLNLDYFLKLYLQEVKNYVRRKFDPDLTIKAILAATEEMVQNTGARTNSEVFWEAFDRVYPGTAELRYVFEKFYHTSFKNIGKYFKPHPLARPMIRYLYKKGHTLVLATNALFPKSAIVERLSWANLSPKYFCFITHYDNMHYCKPNPNYYKEILEKINARPSECLMIGNDPAEDLVARDLGLKTFLLKDFEVKRENPRTPDFSGDFSELYRFIRENY
- a CDS encoding MFS transporter, which translates into the protein MAKELSIKLRTFSALSHKNYRLFFFGQALSLIGTWMQSVALFWLTLELTRSPFLLGVLSAVQFAPMTFLSVVGGVAADRFPKKRILIITQSFMMALAGFLTVLTSLHLISYWHLLLIAFGLGIANSFDMPTRQAFVIDLVGPEDLTNAIALNSSIFNLARLLGPALAGVVLAKYGSATCFFINTLSFTAVLAGLFLMDNLKARKKSSPTSLKEDLTEGFRYLKSHQKLLKTILVVAVLSIFAMNFSVLIPILARIDLKLPAEMFGFMMSSFGLGALMGALSMATFSKKLNLNKVINTSAFLMAFLQLAMPLAKKPILAMVLLFLTGFFTIAFNSGSNSYLQKNVNDTYRGRVMSIYTTVFAGFAPLGSLFAGTVSHYLNAAGTFAVGAILALILILMINFTLGRKP
- a CDS encoding undecaprenyl diphosphate synthase family protein; translated protein: MVSYFFKRLPKHIGIIPDGNRRWAEAQGMTKEKGYFFGLDPGIRLYELCLALGIPELTFYGFTVDNTKRPSYQRDAFRKACVEAVKRLSQRDAALLVVGNTSSPQFPPELLPYTQKRTVFGKGSVKVNFLVNYGWKWDLEHLAQGFSALPSADISRVDLIIRWGGRRRLSGFLPIQSIYADFYVIDDYWPDFKDEHLYQALSWYQEQDITLGG
- a CDS encoding DUF134 domain-containing protein is translated as MPRPPKCRQVGYLSPVKYFKPAGIPKSELLEITLTQEEMEAVRLKDLLGLEQIEASEKMGVSRPTFHRILKTAREKIARALILGYVLKIEGGSFTYKNPGEEKNMKIAVASVTGQDVSAHFGSAPKFIIFTVEEGKIVSSEVLENTFHGSHHHHHDHHHHEHGHGHGGSHARIIKAFDGVSVVISGGMGWRMQEDLKAHGITPVLTPEKDAQKAVEKYLEGSLDTFEGSC